The Chitinophaga flava genome has a segment encoding these proteins:
- a CDS encoding T9SS type B sorting domain-containing protein: MVKRLSIFVNVQRGMFRVVKQLCYIILLLLAGSHVKAQQCTGSLGDPVFKETFGQAATAAKPTLGPPLPAGITTYTYYAPGVGSRPTGPYPGQYTISNTTRGYNNIYFVDRPDHTSTDGRGFCMVVDANATPDKFYERTITGLCAGTTFEFSAWIMNINPQAGVSQPSLRFDIVDANNPNGTPIKSVSTGLVPFQNPGTWVREAGIFQMPSTTSAVILRIFSNTPSSNGNDLALDDIAFAACGPPITFTQTTGVVCSGATSGFAVSLPVGSYSNYFFQLQKRALGTTSWANEGGVINNGGNNQFTFSVPNARAGFEYRVLAAGGIAEINNTSCRVVSNPVELKVIDYTVGITGPTSICYNTSTQLSAVVTPKAGTGTPTTGFSYTWETSNNAATGWTVVPGQNGATLNIGPLTANSYYRVTATINGCSGDGVSNTFRVTVNPNISATIGTVMPVCQGTALFSLPYTIVSGNADIYSITSTNMPGFNPVTGAGLVGSPINVVIPGSTAPGTYQFNISFGNRTSGCSSPAYPVTLVVNPTPTTATVGSDQQLCNVSSTNLTGNTPVNGTGLWTQLSGPNTAVFDNPTLPNAQVSGLVTGTYVFKWTISSGTCPSSSANLRVTEFGNTTLPDAGPDSTQYNSGVFHMQANTPQVGTGKWVVISGNPVIADTSDPHTTITIAPNTSATLAWTITNNVCPPLSDQVTITYVSRADIQATKEILELGPYLAGQPLVYRMVITNAGPSNATGVRITDALPAGFASTKITAANTGAAQITQNNSTATNIDLTANIPTGNATITITVEGNILSSFEGDLTNTVTAVSPVVPDPNGATATVTVPVARRPFFEIMKSAPAMAVAGESVTFTIIARNTGLGDAQAAVFTDAISGKLTNVSWTATATGKVNITSGATGTGNNVTVVANYPGSVTPTDTGKVYISVTGTVSANATGTIDNVATVTPTETTVGPFTSNTTHTTISSSPGLVIDKSRTSPVIAIAGTPIEYVITLMNNGPSDAIKTVITDAVPAAVQQVQWTATSQGAAAVTAGNSGSGNQISVTGNIPVGSSNRIVIRISGIVSGDFSGTITNTATATPSEPGVPPVSDTDVATVSKAVKFTITKNGPATAIPGGQISYTIDVKNEGPSNASQAVVTDIVPASLYNVTWNTTVASGGAVITSGATGSGNQLSVTANMPAESVIHIIVNGTIQPPTNTPIRNTAVVTPSEPNTTPVTSNEVVTNVTPQAALTISKTGPDTARAGSLVTYVITVGNDGPSNARGMQINDNVPATLQQVTWTAVANGNAAISSGTQGSGNNIVLTGDIAAGTGNNIVITVTGKIDPAFSGTISNTAMVIPAETGSTGDTATKQTVVNRLPQLTITKSATDMVLAGDSVIYTIEVGNTGASNALNLVVTDAVPAALSGVSWSASALGQATITGNSSGTGNNVQITGSIPSGNGNKIVITVRGKTDPGFAGSIVNNATATPSEPAPPVTATQTVLVRKLPVIRVSKSGPSTLQAGEHITYTVVVTNTSVSNADNLVIQDIVPAAVTQTTWTAAVNGTATIVSGATGSGNTVAVTANIGGGGNNRVIITINGVVDPAFAGTFTNVASAQPSEPGTVPAVSTPVVTTVVQQPSLHIVKTGPATASAGETVNYLLTVTNTGPSNATGVLITDQIPSQLQNVSWTATASGGAVIVTGATGTGNNLEVNADVPVSTGTVSIMVTGTLPSATVAGTIVNVATADPRIPDLPAVSDTVRTVISQQPKLLIDKIAPANLNAGETIQYSIKVENSGPSDARATVITDAIPATVLNPSWTAVASGGAVISSGNTGTGNQLNVVADIPAGTGNSITITITGNVQSDFAGVITNTATATAAEPGVSPVSSTASTNISRAAKLQINKTGPASITAGNNISYTLQVINNGPSDSRNLTISDVIPAGVLNATWTATAANGAAITSAASGSGNVQLTGNIPITTGAMITVQVNGKVDPNYANPSITNVATAVNDPSFATPVGDTATVVTTVNRVANLRIVKSGPANQGAGEPMQYMLMVYNDGPSNVSGAHVQDVLPAELLNPSWVTAGTGGVANITPASGTGNVDLTADIPAGGILQVAISGVLSPAVVNGATISNTATVALPAGSPIVDPNPADNTSTTTMSVDNDPIVRISKTGPSVVNIGDSIFYRIVVTNGGNGNITGAVITDVVPADVTVSSWGAAAAGAASVTGPVAGTGNTISTTGNIPVGNGNMLVILVRGIVNKTAHTTFTNTATVVAAENKESSVTTTVNQSTDVSIVKSGPQHILAGETINYTLQVYNAGPHDVDSLVISDVVPATITNVTWKATVTGTGSVIGSQEVDSAGSNIVIPGKLAAGSGNFITVQISGTVSGSAAAGTITNTALVAVANITDYNLANNTSSVTTTIGRNAGVQIRKSGPAQAQAGNTITYQVVVTNAGPSDAAGVSITDLVPVAVQNVSWVANVTGGAQLTGPFSGTGNVNTTADIPGGAGNSVSITITGTLNNDFAGNVTNVASASSSEVPQVSDSVTTVVNKQSDVQIRKSGPVTITAGDKVNYIITVTNNGPAFARNLHITDTIDARIQSVSWTASTSGGAVVTAGGSGTGNQLSVNADIPPTGQATVTIMVTGTLLPDASGTLSNTATVTSPDPQTPTAVTPPVITEIVQHPELMISKSGPQSLHAGESILYQLQVTNKGLSNATDAVISDVVPAAVGQVSWTATAVSGGAVITSGASGSGNNVNVVANIPAGAVVQVTIQGKTDSTFSGQLLNTGIATAAEPGNTPDSSQVQTTVTLMPAVQITKAGPAALQSGQQITYTLIASNNGPSVASNAVITDAVPAAVTGVSWTAVAAGNAQLTGAASGTGNLVSLTANIPPGTGNNITVTVNGTIDPAFRDTLKNVGIITPTEPGAPADTSALVQTVVTAKPVLQIQKDGPATTTAGQPIQYTIIASNIGLSNAVNFSLTDNVPGTITQVTWKAVANGTAVIKSPATGSGNNISLTGDMPAGAGNNITITVNGMVAPGATGTIVNSATVTPSEAGASAQTATATTQVTVSARVRISKTGPAVMTRGDQAIYVISVVNPGPSDAVNTDITDMIPGVLTNVTWTATPLRSTVINSGATGTGNQVKVNVNMPAADTSGLTIVITGTVQPNAASGTVSNVAHVILNNAGGIDIASNTVVSTIGSTADLQMVKTGPDDVFVGSKVTYLLTVTNNGPSSADNATVTDMLPAGLTQPAVTVASLSGGAANVQPAINGSAVSAVIGTFPAGAKVVLQVTATATTPGKIMNTAVVGTPAGVTEQDSTNNSSTATTTVFPKSALQVIKSVNPANGPYGIGQVISYTLQVKNNGIAGVNPVVVIDTLPPATLVSDPVYSNPPVGTITYNSTTRVLQWNAGLLNGGETRSWSYDMTITGAGSVRNIAVISGPPDVSTPDTSTVIISTDRFANLKVVKQLKTNPPYNVNDVLTFTITATNNGPDTATGVVVKDQLQNMLGRPITLSASAGQATYDIASATINWQLATMAPGTTATLTLTVKLESGADIVNTATIKGNEKDPDMSDNTSTVGPVKVTGSDLFIPNVITPNGDGKNDHFVIPGLNRFPGSGLFIYNRWGNQVYQNKNYDNTWDGAGLSEGTYFYILTVPSEQGERKFKGWILLQR, encoded by the coding sequence ATGGTAAAGAGGCTCTCCATTTTTGTAAATGTGCAGAGAGGCATGTTCCGTGTTGTTAAACAGTTATGCTACATTATCCTGCTGTTACTGGCAGGTAGTCATGTGAAAGCCCAGCAGTGTACTGGTTCCTTGGGCGATCCTGTTTTTAAGGAAACATTCGGCCAGGCGGCTACGGCAGCCAAACCTACACTCGGGCCTCCCTTGCCGGCAGGTATCACTACCTACACCTACTATGCACCTGGCGTAGGCTCCCGGCCTACCGGTCCTTACCCGGGCCAGTATACGATCAGCAACACTACCCGGGGGTACAACAATATTTATTTTGTGGACAGACCCGATCATACCAGTACGGATGGCCGGGGATTTTGTATGGTGGTAGATGCCAATGCTACCCCTGACAAGTTTTATGAACGAACCATCACAGGATTATGTGCGGGCACTACTTTCGAGTTTTCTGCCTGGATCATGAATATCAATCCCCAGGCAGGTGTATCGCAGCCCAGCCTGCGCTTCGACATTGTGGACGCTAATAACCCCAACGGGACACCGATAAAATCAGTGTCTACCGGCCTGGTACCTTTTCAAAACCCAGGCACCTGGGTACGGGAGGCTGGTATCTTTCAGATGCCTTCCACTACCAGCGCCGTTATCCTCCGTATCTTCAGTAATACACCCAGCAGCAATGGCAACGACCTGGCGCTGGATGATATCGCTTTTGCAGCCTGTGGTCCTCCCATCACCTTTACACAAACTACTGGTGTGGTATGTAGTGGTGCTACCAGCGGCTTTGCAGTAAGCCTGCCGGTAGGAAGTTATTCCAATTATTTTTTCCAGTTGCAGAAAAGAGCACTGGGAACCACCAGCTGGGCCAATGAAGGTGGTGTGATCAATAACGGGGGCAACAACCAATTCACCTTCAGCGTACCCAATGCGAGGGCCGGCTTTGAATACCGGGTACTGGCTGCCGGTGGCATAGCAGAAATTAACAATACCAGCTGCCGCGTAGTGTCTAATCCGGTAGAGCTGAAAGTGATCGACTATACCGTAGGGATCACAGGACCCACCTCTATCTGCTATAATACCAGCACCCAATTGTCAGCGGTAGTTACCCCCAAAGCGGGTACAGGTACCCCCACTACCGGTTTTAGTTATACCTGGGAAACCAGTAATAACGCTGCCACCGGCTGGACCGTTGTGCCAGGACAGAATGGCGCCACACTCAATATCGGTCCGCTGACTGCAAATAGTTATTACCGGGTAACAGCTACCATCAATGGCTGTAGCGGTGATGGCGTGTCTAATACCTTCCGGGTGACGGTTAATCCAAATATCAGTGCCACTATAGGTACGGTAATGCCCGTATGCCAAGGGACAGCCCTGTTCAGTTTACCCTATACCATTGTTTCCGGTAATGCTGATATCTACAGTATTACTTCCACCAATATGCCCGGCTTTAATCCGGTAACAGGTGCTGGTCTGGTGGGTTCTCCGATAAACGTGGTCATCCCCGGCAGTACAGCTCCGGGCACTTATCAATTTAACATCAGCTTCGGAAACAGAACCAGTGGCTGTTCATCTCCGGCTTACCCGGTCACGCTGGTGGTCAATCCTACTCCTACCACCGCTACGGTAGGTTCTGATCAGCAGTTGTGTAATGTGAGTAGTACTAACCTTACCGGTAACACGCCGGTGAATGGTACAGGTCTCTGGACACAGCTGAGCGGCCCCAATACAGCCGTCTTTGATAATCCCACTCTTCCCAACGCACAGGTATCCGGTCTGGTGACCGGCACCTATGTGTTTAAATGGACCATCAGCAGCGGTACTTGTCCGTCTTCTTCCGCCAATCTGCGGGTAACGGAATTTGGTAATACTACGCTGCCCGATGCAGGCCCGGATTCTACCCAGTATAATTCCGGTGTGTTCCACATGCAGGCCAACACTCCACAGGTAGGAACCGGCAAATGGGTGGTGATCAGCGGTAACCCCGTGATAGCCGATACTTCAGACCCGCATACCACCATCACCATCGCTCCCAATACCAGCGCCACACTGGCCTGGACCATCACCAACAATGTCTGCCCTCCGCTGTCGGACCAGGTGACCATCACCTATGTAAGCCGCGCCGACATACAGGCAACAAAGGAAATACTGGAGCTGGGACCCTATCTGGCTGGTCAGCCCCTGGTGTACCGTATGGTGATCACCAACGCAGGCCCCAGTAATGCCACTGGCGTGAGGATCACAGATGCGCTGCCTGCCGGATTCGCCAGTACCAAAATCACGGCGGCCAATACCGGTGCAGCACAAATCACCCAAAACAATTCTACTGCCACCAATATCGATCTTACTGCCAATATCCCCACTGGCAATGCTACCATCACCATTACCGTGGAAGGCAATATCCTTTCTTCCTTCGAAGGAGATCTTACCAATACTGTTACTGCAGTATCTCCGGTGGTACCCGATCCTAACGGGGCTACCGCCACGGTAACGGTACCGGTTGCACGCCGTCCTTTCTTCGAAATCATGAAGAGTGCGCCAGCTATGGCGGTGGCCGGTGAGTCTGTCACCTTCACGATTATCGCACGCAATACAGGACTGGGCGATGCACAGGCCGCCGTATTCACAGACGCGATATCCGGTAAACTGACCAACGTCAGCTGGACGGCTACAGCCACCGGCAAAGTGAATATTACTTCCGGCGCTACCGGCACTGGCAACAATGTAACGGTAGTAGCCAATTATCCCGGATCAGTGACCCCTACTGATACCGGAAAAGTATATATCAGTGTAACCGGCACCGTTAGTGCCAATGCTACTGGTACTATCGACAACGTGGCTACCGTGACTCCTACGGAGACCACAGTAGGGCCATTTACGTCCAACACCACCCATACTACTATCAGCAGCTCGCCGGGACTGGTGATAGACAAAAGCCGTACTTCGCCCGTGATCGCTATTGCTGGCACACCTATCGAATACGTCATCACCCTGATGAACAACGGGCCCAGTGATGCCATCAAAACGGTGATTACAGATGCTGTACCGGCTGCCGTACAACAGGTACAGTGGACCGCCACCTCACAAGGTGCTGCGGCCGTCACAGCCGGCAACAGCGGTAGTGGTAATCAGATCAGCGTAACCGGCAATATTCCCGTTGGTTCATCCAACCGTATTGTTATTCGTATATCCGGTATCGTTAGTGGTGACTTTAGTGGCACGATTACCAATACAGCTACAGCCACTCCTTCAGAGCCTGGCGTACCGCCGGTATCAGATACCGATGTGGCCACCGTTAGCAAAGCGGTGAAATTTACCATCACCAAAAACGGTCCGGCTACGGCTATCCCCGGAGGACAGATCTCCTATACAATAGACGTAAAGAATGAAGGTCCTTCCAACGCATCGCAGGCAGTAGTGACCGACATCGTACCGGCTTCCCTGTACAATGTTACCTGGAATACCACTGTGGCAAGCGGTGGCGCAGTCATCACCAGCGGTGCTACCGGCTCCGGCAACCAGCTGTCGGTAACAGCCAATATGCCTGCAGAGTCAGTTATACATATTATTGTCAACGGTACTATTCAGCCTCCTACCAATACTCCTATCCGGAATACAGCTGTGGTAACGCCATCAGAGCCTAATACCACACCAGTAACTTCCAATGAAGTGGTGACCAATGTAACGCCGCAGGCAGCACTCACCATCAGCAAAACAGGCCCGGATACCGCCAGGGCAGGAAGTCTGGTGACTTATGTGATTACAGTGGGTAACGATGGCCCCAGCAACGCCAGGGGTATGCAGATCAATGATAATGTGCCGGCTACCCTGCAACAGGTTACCTGGACAGCCGTGGCCAACGGCAACGCCGCTATCTCCAGCGGAACACAAGGCTCCGGAAACAATATTGTCCTGACGGGGGATATTGCTGCCGGTACAGGAAATAATATAGTCATCACCGTAACTGGTAAAATAGATCCTGCCTTCTCCGGCACTATCAGTAATACAGCAATGGTTATTCCTGCTGAGACGGGCAGTACAGGAGATACCGCTACCAAACAAACCGTTGTCAACAGGCTGCCGCAGCTCACGATCACTAAATCAGCTACCGATATGGTGCTGGCAGGGGATAGTGTAATCTATACTATCGAAGTGGGCAACACAGGCGCTTCCAACGCCCTCAATCTGGTAGTGACGGATGCAGTGCCTGCTGCATTGAGCGGAGTGAGCTGGTCAGCCAGCGCCCTCGGACAGGCTACTATTACCGGCAACAGCAGCGGTACCGGCAATAATGTACAGATCACCGGTTCTATTCCGTCCGGTAATGGCAACAAGATCGTGATTACCGTGAGAGGTAAGACAGATCCGGGCTTTGCAGGTTCTATTGTGAACAATGCTACTGCCACGCCGTCTGAACCTGCACCTCCGGTAACGGCTACACAAACGGTGCTGGTGCGTAAACTGCCAGTGATACGGGTGTCCAAATCAGGGCCTTCTACTCTCCAGGCCGGGGAGCATATCACCTATACTGTGGTAGTGACCAATACCAGCGTATCAAATGCAGATAACCTGGTCATCCAGGATATAGTACCGGCAGCGGTTACACAAACTACCTGGACTGCCGCCGTCAATGGTACCGCTACAATAGTTAGTGGTGCTACCGGTTCCGGTAATACAGTGGCTGTTACTGCCAATATTGGTGGTGGAGGCAATAATAGGGTGATCATTACTATCAATGGAGTAGTGGATCCTGCTTTTGCGGGTACCTTCACCAACGTGGCTTCCGCACAGCCTTCCGAGCCGGGTACTGTACCGGCGGTGTCTACTCCTGTGGTGACTACTGTAGTGCAACAGCCTTCACTGCACATCGTGAAAACCGGTCCGGCAACAGCCAGCGCCGGCGAAACCGTGAACTATCTGCTCACCGTCACCAACACCGGACCATCCAATGCTACCGGTGTGCTGATCACAGATCAGATACCATCTCAATTGCAGAATGTCAGCTGGACAGCTACTGCCAGCGGTGGCGCGGTGATTGTCACCGGAGCTACCGGCACCGGTAACAACCTGGAGGTGAACGCCGATGTTCCGGTGAGCACCGGCACGGTGAGTATTATGGTGACCGGCACACTGCCATCAGCTACCGTGGCAGGAACTATCGTCAATGTGGCGACTGCTGACCCCAGAATACCAGATTTGCCAGCGGTATCCGATACCGTTAGAACAGTTATCAGTCAACAGCCTAAGCTGCTGATAGATAAAATTGCACCGGCCAACCTGAATGCCGGAGAAACTATCCAGTATAGTATTAAAGTGGAGAACTCCGGTCCGAGCGATGCCAGGGCTACCGTGATTACAGACGCTATTCCGGCAACGGTGCTTAATCCTTCCTGGACAGCAGTAGCCAGCGGAGGCGCTGTCATCAGTTCCGGCAACACCGGTACCGGCAACCAGTTGAATGTGGTAGCCGACATCCCCGCAGGTACTGGTAATAGTATTACCATTACCATCACCGGTAACGTTCAATCCGATTTTGCCGGTGTGATCACCAACACGGCTACCGCCACTGCTGCTGAGCCGGGCGTGTCACCGGTGAGCTCCACAGCATCTACTAATATCAGTCGTGCAGCGAAGCTGCAGATCAATAAAACCGGTCCTGCCAGCATCACCGCCGGTAATAATATCTCTTATACGCTACAGGTGATCAACAACGGTCCGAGTGATTCCCGTAACCTGACTATCAGTGACGTGATTCCTGCGGGAGTATTAAATGCAACATGGACGGCCACTGCAGCCAATGGAGCAGCTATTACTTCCGCTGCCAGCGGCTCCGGCAATGTGCAGTTGACTGGTAATATACCCATTACAACCGGTGCGATGATTACCGTACAGGTGAATGGTAAGGTAGATCCGAACTATGCAAACCCCAGTATCACCAACGTAGCCACTGCTGTCAATGATCCGTCTTTCGCAACGCCGGTGGGCGATACCGCTACTGTGGTAACAACAGTGAACCGGGTGGCCAATCTGAGGATTGTGAAGAGCGGTCCGGCCAACCAGGGCGCCGGAGAGCCGATGCAGTACATGTTAATGGTATATAACGATGGGCCTTCCAATGTGTCCGGCGCCCATGTGCAGGATGTGCTCCCTGCGGAATTGCTAAACCCAAGCTGGGTAACCGCCGGTACAGGCGGTGTTGCCAATATCACGCCGGCCAGTGGTACCGGTAATGTGGACCTTACCGCTGATATTCCGGCGGGAGGTATATTACAGGTGGCTATTTCTGGCGTACTCAGTCCGGCTGTTGTTAACGGTGCTACCATCTCCAATACCGCAACAGTGGCCCTGCCTGCAGGCAGCCCGATTGTTGACCCTAATCCGGCAGATAATACCAGCACCACTACCATGTCGGTAGATAATGATCCTATTGTGCGCATCTCCAAAACCGGTCCGTCTGTCGTGAATATCGGGGACTCCATTTTCTACCGTATCGTTGTAACCAATGGCGGTAACGGTAATATTACCGGCGCAGTCATCACTGATGTTGTACCAGCAGATGTGACGGTAAGCTCCTGGGGAGCTGCTGCAGCGGGTGCGGCCTCCGTCACAGGACCTGTTGCCGGTACCGGTAATACGATCAGCACCACCGGCAATATACCGGTAGGCAATGGTAATATGCTGGTGATACTGGTAAGAGGTATTGTAAATAAAACAGCCCATACAACTTTCACCAATACCGCCACTGTAGTGGCCGCGGAAAACAAAGAAAGTTCCGTCACTACCACCGTCAATCAGTCTACCGATGTAAGCATCGTCAAGAGCGGACCTCAGCACATACTGGCAGGAGAAACCATCAACTATACCCTGCAGGTATACAATGCTGGTCCACATGATGTGGACTCTCTTGTGATTTCCGATGTGGTGCCGGCAACGATCACCAATGTTACCTGGAAGGCCACTGTAACCGGTACTGGTAGTGTAATCGGCAGTCAGGAAGTTGACAGCGCCGGTAGCAACATCGTCATACCGGGTAAACTGGCCGCGGGCAGTGGCAACTTCATCACTGTCCAGATCAGTGGTACCGTCAGCGGTAGCGCGGCTGCAGGTACTATTACCAATACGGCCCTTGTTGCTGTAGCTAATATCACCGACTATAATCTGGCTAATAATACCAGCAGTGTAACCACCACCATCGGGCGTAATGCCGGTGTACAGATACGGAAGAGCGGTCCTGCACAGGCGCAGGCAGGTAATACCATTACTTACCAGGTAGTGGTGACCAACGCCGGTCCGTCTGATGCTGCGGGTGTCAGCATTACAGATCTGGTGCCTGTTGCTGTGCAAAATGTAAGCTGGGTTGCGAATGTGACCGGTGGAGCTCAACTCACCGGGCCATTCTCCGGAACAGGTAATGTAAACACTACCGCCGACATCCCGGGTGGAGCAGGCAATAGTGTATCTATCACGATTACGGGTACACTGAATAATGACTTTGCCGGCAACGTCACCAACGTGGCCAGTGCCAGCAGCAGTGAAGTGCCGCAGGTGTCCGATTCAGTTACTACCGTGGTCAATAAACAATCTGATGTACAGATACGTAAATCAGGACCTGTGACCATTACAGCAGGGGATAAGGTCAACTATATCATCACTGTGACCAACAATGGTCCTGCCTTTGCACGTAACCTGCATATCACAGATACCATCGACGCCCGTATCCAGTCGGTGTCCTGGACTGCCAGCACTTCCGGCGGCGCCGTGGTAACAGCCGGTGGCAGTGGTACCGGTAATCAACTCAGTGTGAATGCCGATATTCCGCCTACAGGCCAGGCTACCGTTACCATTATGGTTACCGGTACCCTGTTGCCCGATGCCAGCGGTACACTCAGCAATACCGCCACCGTTACTTCTCCGGATCCGCAAACACCTACCGCCGTAACACCACCGGTGATCACTGAGATAGTACAACATCCGGAACTGATGATCAGTAAGAGCGGGCCGCAATCCCTGCATGCCGGAGAGTCTATACTTTACCAGTTGCAGGTGACCAATAAAGGCCTGAGTAACGCTACTGACGCAGTAATCAGCGACGTAGTGCCGGCAGCGGTAGGACAGGTGAGCTGGACAGCCACCGCAGTAAGTGGCGGCGCTGTTATCACTTCAGGAGCCAGCGGCAGCGGCAACAATGTAAATGTAGTGGCCAATATCCCGGCAGGAGCAGTCGTGCAGGTGACCATCCAGGGTAAAACTGATTCTACCTTCTCCGGTCAGTTGCTTAACACCGGTATCGCAACAGCGGCAGAACCAGGCAATACGCCGGATTCCTCGCAGGTACAGACTACGGTTACGCTGATGCCTGCCGTACAGATTACCAAAGCAGGTCCGGCAGCATTACAGTCCGGCCAGCAGATCACGTATACCCTCATCGCGAGCAACAATGGCCCGAGTGTGGCCAGCAATGCGGTGATCACAGATGCGGTGCCTGCTGCTGTAACAGGTGTGAGCTGGACCGCAGTAGCTGCGGGCAATGCACAGCTTACAGGTGCTGCTTCCGGTACCGGCAACCTGGTAAGCCTTACCGCTAATATTCCGCCAGGCACTGGTAATAATATAACCGTTACCGTTAATGGCACCATAGATCCTGCCTTCAGGGATACACTGAAGAACGTGGGCATTATTACACCAACAGAACCCGGAGCACCGGCTGATACTTCTGCATTGGTACAAACAGTCGTTACCGCCAAACCGGTATTACAGATACAGAAAGATGGCCCTGCCACCACCACTGCAGGCCAACCAATACAGTATACTATCATCGCCAGCAACATCGGGCTTAGCAATGCAGTCAATTTCTCGCTGACAGACAACGTACCGGGCACCATCACGCAGGTAACCTGGAAAGCAGTGGCTAACGGCACCGCCGTGATAAAAAGCCCTGCTACCGGCAGCGGCAATAACATCAGCCTCACTGGTGATATGCCTGCCGGCGCTGGAAATAATATAACCATCACCGTGAATGGTATGGTTGCTCCTGGCGCTACCGGCACTATTGTCAACAGCGCTACTGTAACACCATCTGAAGCAGGAGCCTCAGCACAAACAGCTACGGCTACCACTCAGGTGACAGTATCCGCCAGGGTAAGGATCAGCAAAACCGGTCCGGCTGTTATGACACGAGGAGACCAGGCCATTTATGTCATCAGCGTGGTCAATCCGGGCCCGAGCGATGCGGTGAATACTGATATCACAGATATGATACCGGGCGTGCTCACCAATGTAACGTGGACGGCTACACCGCTGCGCAGCACTGTCATCAACAGTGGCGCCACCGGCACCGGCAACCAGGTGAAAGTGAATGTGAACATGCCGGCTGCAGATACCAGCGGACTGACCATCGTCATCACCGGTACCGTACAGCCCAACGCCGCTTCCGGCACCGTTTCCAACGTAGCACATGTTATCCTCAATAATGCAGGTGGCATCGATATCGCTTCCAACACCGTTGTCAGCACTATCGGCAGCACCGCTGATCTGCAGATGGTGAAAACAGGCCCTGATGATGTGTTTGTGGGTAGTAAGGTGACTTATCTGCTTACCGTTACCAACAACGGACCATCCTCCGCAGATAATGCAACGGTAACAGATATGCTGCCGGCAGGGCTTACACAACCGGCTGTCACAGTAGCTTCGCTGAGCGGCGGTGCCGCCAATGTACAGCCAGCCATTAATGGAAGTGCGGTCAGCGCTGTTATCGGGACCTTCCCGGCAGGTGCAAAAGTGGTGTTGCAGGTGACTGCCACTGCTACTACACCAGGCAAAATAATGAATACGGCAGTTGTCGGAACTCCTGCCGGTGTTACAGAGCAGGATAGCACCAACAACAGCAGTACTGCTACCACTACGGTATTCCCCAAATCTGCCCTGCAGGTGATAAAATCAGTTAATCCGGCTAACGGGCCTTATGGCATCGGACAGGTGATCAGTTATACCTTGCAGGTGAAGAACAACGGTATCGCTGGTGTTAATCCGGTAGTAGTGATTGATACATTGCCGCCAGCCACACTGGTAAGCGATCCGGTATACAGCAACCCGCCGGTTGGCACCATCACTTACAACAGTACCACCCGTGTGCTGCAATGGAACGCCGGACTGCTGAATGGTGGCGAAACCCGCAGCTGGAGTTATGATATGACCATCACCGGTGCAGGTTCTGTCCGTAACATCGCTGTCATCAGCGGGCCACCGGATGTCAGCACTCCGGATACCAGCACTGTGATCATCAGTACCGACCGATTCGCCAACCTTAAAGTGGTGAAACAGCTGAAAACAAATCCGCCTTATAATGTCAATGACGTGTTGACATTTACCATCACGGCTACCAACAACGGCCCGGATACGGCCACCGGCGTAGTGGTGAAGGACCAGCTGCAAAACATGCTGGGCAGGCCGATTACGCTCTCCGCTTCTGCTGGTCAGGCTACTTATGATATAGCCAGCGCCACCATCAACTGGCAACTGGCCACCATGGCACCAGGTACTACAGCCACTCTAACGTTGACGGTTAAACTGGAAAGTGGTGCAGATATCGTGAATACTGCTACCATCAAGGGTAATGAAAAAGATCCGGATATGTCTGATAATACATCTACCGTGGGCCCTGTGAAGGTGACAGGATCAGATCTCTTTATTCCGAATGTGATCACACCGAATGGAGACGGTAAGAACGACCATTTTGTGATACCAGGTCTGAACCGTTTCCCTGGATCTGGCTTGTTCATCTATAACCGTTGGGGCAACCAGGTGTATCAGAACAAGAATTATGATAACACATGGGATGGAGCAGGATTGAGTGAAGGCACTTATTTCTACATACTGACAGTGCCGTCGGAACAGGGTGAGCGGAAGTTCAAAGGATGGATATTGTTACAACGTTGA